The Verrucomicrobiia bacterium genome segment AACATCGAGAGAATGGAGTTTGAGCCGCGGTGGCGGCTGAGGAAGGAACTGCCGGCAAGATTCCGGCAGCACATTGCAGTTGGCACACGGCAGGTTGCCAACCTGTGCTACGTGGGGCATGCTCGGGGGATTTCGTTAAAGAAATTTTTGTTTATGCGTGATTTTTTGAAATTGGGGCGGGTGTTGTTTTTGAGTGCGGGATTGCTGTTCTCGCAAATGGCGATGGCACAGGAGGTGGCTCCTTTGGCATCGGAGGCGTATACGCGTTCTTTGGTGAGTGCGGGGGATACGGCGCGGTTGCAGCGGGTGTTGGTGAAGGCGCGCGAGGGGAAGCCGATCGTGGTGGGTGTCATCGGTGGTTCCATCACACAGGGGGCGAAGGCGTCGAAGCCGGAGTTGAAATATGGAGCCTTGGTGGCGCAGTGGTGGCGGACGAATTTTCCGAACAGCAAGGTGGAGTTCGTGAATGCGGGCATCGGCGCGACGGGTTCGAATTACGGCGCGTTGCGCGTGGGGCGGGATTTACTGGCGAAGAATCCAGATTTCATCGTGGTGGAGTATGCGGTGAATGACGGGAATGTGAAGGAATCGGCGGAGACGCTGGAGGGATTGGTGAGGCAGATCTTGAAAGCACCGAATCAACCGGCGGTGGTGATGCTGTTCACGATGAACAAGAGCGGTGGCAATGCGCAGGAGTGGCATAGCAAGGTGGGCGCGCATTATGGCATTCCGATGGTGAGCTTCCGCGATGCGCTCTGGCCGGAGATACAGGCGGGCAAGTTGAAGTGGGAGGATGTGGAGGCGGATGAGGTGCACCCGAATGATCGTGGCCACGCGTATGCAGCGGAGTTCGTGACGCGGTTTGTGGATTCGGTGGAGAAGAAGAGTGCGCGGGCGGATTCAATGATCGGTGCCCTGCCGCCGCCGTTGTTCAGTGACCGGTTTGAGTTCACGAAATTGCTGGAAGCGGGCGATCTAAAGCCGGTGGCGAACAAAGGTTGGGCGTATGATGAGAAGAACAAGGCGTGGCAGAGCGAGACGCCGGGGAGTGTGATTGAATTCGAGATCGATGGGACGCTGATCTATGACATGTGCTGGCGCATCAAGGGACCGATGGGGCGCGCGAAGATTTCTGTAGATGACAAGGCACCGCAGACGCGTGAGGCGTGGTTCAATCAGACGTGGGGCGGTTATCGTGTGACGAGTGAGCTGGCGCGGGATATTGCGCCGGGGAAGCATCGGGTGAAGGTGGAGTTGCTGGCGGAGAAGAACGCGGAGAGCACGGGGACGCAGTTTAGGGTGTTGGGGTTAGGGGCGGCGGGAGTGAAGTGATTTTTTAGCCACAGATGGACGCGGATAAACGCAGATGGAGAGTGGCGAAAAGAAAAATATCGAGCATCCAACGTCGAAATCTGAACTGTTTATGCATGACGGTGAGCTTGGTTGAAAACAATGAAGCCGATCCAGATAGCGGTTTGTGGTGCGCCACAGGTTGGTAAATCGACTTTGCTGGAGAGAATGTCATCCCTTTGTGGCTGGCGAGAAACAGTGCGGACACTCTGGAAAGATGCTGTGCAGATTGAATTGCATGCTCGGGTAAAAGGCGTCGATCATTTGTTTCGAACGTTGCCTGGTCCGATTCTGTATTTTGAAAAGAGGATAACAGAATTGTTGAAGGATGCGGATTTGATCATCTATGTCATCCAACCTAACCTTATGGAAGGTGACGACGTCATTCAGTCAGATTTTTTGGACAAGCACTTGAAGATCGCTAAAAGTCTTGGCCGGGATTGGGATGCAGGAAAATGGCTGCTTGTGATGAATAAGGCTGATCGTGCAAAGGAGTCTTCGATGTTGGAGAAATTTCCTCAAGTGCTAAGAAAGCATGTGATCTTTACGCAAGCAATTAACGGACAGGGGCTGGAATCATTACTTAAGAAAATTGAAGGTATGGTGTAAGAGCGATTGTTTCAAGCGATGTGGCGTTACTATTTGGTACTCGGTTTCGTGGTGGGCGTTGAAGCGGCTTAAAAGCCGCGCTCCTGTTGTATGCGGAAGCTTTTGTGTCGCCGAATTGTCTGTGCTGATTGGTGATAACGCTTAGGACTCGCAAGGGAACGCGGAGCACCGCTCCCTGCCGGGGATGAGGGTCATTTCACTAAGCGTGAAATGAAATGCAGGTCGCGATCA includes the following:
- a CDS encoding SGNH/GDSL hydrolase family protein, with translation MRDFLKLGRVLFLSAGLLFSQMAMAQEVAPLASEAYTRSLVSAGDTARLQRVLVKAREGKPIVVGVIGGSITQGAKASKPELKYGALVAQWWRTNFPNSKVEFVNAGIGATGSNYGALRVGRDLLAKNPDFIVVEYAVNDGNVKESAETLEGLVRQILKAPNQPAVVMLFTMNKSGGNAQEWHSKVGAHYGIPMVSFRDALWPEIQAGKLKWEDVEADEVHPNDRGHAYAAEFVTRFVDSVEKKSARADSMIGALPPPLFSDRFEFTKLLEAGDLKPVANKGWAYDEKNKAWQSETPGSVIEFEIDGTLIYDMCWRIKGPMGRAKISVDDKAPQTREAWFNQTWGGYRVTSELARDIAPGKHRVKVELLAEKNAESTGTQFRVLGLGAAGVK
- a CDS encoding GTPase domain-containing protein; this translates as MKPIQIAVCGAPQVGKSTLLERMSSLCGWRETVRTLWKDAVQIELHARVKGVDHLFRTLPGPILYFEKRITELLKDADLIIYVIQPNLMEGDDVIQSDFLDKHLKIAKSLGRDWDAGKWLLVMNKADRAKESSMLEKFPQVLRKHVIFTQAINGQGLESLLKKIEGMV